One Bythopirellula goksoeyrii genomic window, CAACCTGAGGAACTTGATGTTATGAATCGTTCTCTCGAAAAGTCTGTAGAACATTTTTCCAGTCATCCCGAAGAAGCTGAACAGTTGGCCACGGTCGGAGAGCATAGCAATGTGCCTAACTTGGACTTCGTACAAGTAGCAGCCCATACGACAGTCATGAACATGCTGCTGAATCTCGACGAAGTCATGACGCAACATTAAGCGAGAGACACTTTTTGCCCAGCAAGACTTGAATTAGCACGGTAGCCCACAGGCTTGCAGCAAAGTTTCTTGAGCGGCCAGATCGTGGGCGCTGTCAAAGTCGGCCTTCTTTTCACCACGAATGATTGCGGCCAGGTCGGCAAGATCTGCTACATAACGCTCGTATTTATCAAAAGTAATCTCCTGATATCCTTCACGATATTTTCCTCTTGGCTCAGATAAAGCGAGTTGAGCTCGCGGGTCATCAAGGGGTTGAATATGTACCGTGCCTTTCGTGCCGCAGACGGTCAGATGTCGTCGTTCTCCTCCTTCTATTTCTAACGCAGTCGAACGGATCGTGGCGGTGGCACGGGGATAGCTACAAACGGCCAGCATGTTGTCCATAAGTTGGTCATCAGCCTGCGATGAATGATGGTTGTAAGGAGTCACTTTATCAGGCTTTCCCATGATGCCCACCAACAGATCGATCAGATGGCAACCGAGTTCAAACATCGTCCCGCCAGGATTCTGGGCCCACAGTTCGCGTTTTGGCTGGTCCACTTCCTTGCTCATCACGGTATCGAATTCAAAGATTTCACCAAGCCAGCCTTTCGCCAGAAGATCTCGCAATAATAAGACGCCCGGGTTGTAGCGGTACATGTAGCCAAGTTGCACGACGAGTTGTTGGCGATCCGCTTCGGCAAGCATCTCGCGGAAAGTCGCCAGCGAGGAGCCGGGGGGTTTATCCAGATGAACGTGTTTACCAGCGGCTACACACTCGCGGGCCACAGGAAGCAACTGATCAATCTTCGTCTCCACGGCCACTGCTTCGACGCCGGGTGTATTGAGCAGTTGCTCTGTTGTCATGAATTGTAAGTTGCGATAGATCTCCGACTGCTCGACCTCGGCCCTCAATTCGGGATCAGATTCTACTACCCCAACTACCTCCCAATCGGGAGAATTGCGAAACACTTCCATCTTGCCAGCGGCATGACTATGTCCGACGCCGATCTGTCCAACTTTGATCCGCTTTGATTTCGCAAGAGCAGCAGACGCCCTTCCCGCGTAAACTGCTGTCGATGCAAATGCTGCCACTGGGATGCCATGGAAAAGAAAATCGCGTCTGGAAGAGTTGCTTGGCATAATTGTCTTGTTCCTGATTTCCGAATATGCAAGGAATAATTAGTGTCTGATAAGTCGTGATCGCCATTCTATGGCTCGACCAATTCCATGTTAACGGTCACAGTACACGTTAGAATGGGCTATTTCATATTTTCATGACTGCGGAGGAGCTACCTTGTTTGTTTGGATTCTAGTTGTACTCGCCTCTCTGTCTAGTCAGGCACTCATTCTCCAATCGTATTGTTTCGCAGCAGACGAATTGAATGAATTGGTCGATGGGGATAAGCTCCCCTTACCAAAACGAGGCATCTGTGCGCATCGCGGTGCAAGCGGGACTCACCCTGAAAACACCTTGGCAGCTTTAAAAGAGGCGGTTCGGCTCGGAGCACACATGGTCGAGTTTGATCTGGCTCTGACCAAGGACTCGCATCTTGTGTTGATGCATGATGAGACAGTTGACCGCACGACGGACGGCCAAGGTCTTATCAAGGATTTCACGTTGGCTCAACTCCGCAAACTAGACGCAGGCTCGTGGAAATCTCCTCAGTTCCGGAATGAGCGAATCCCGACGCTAGCCGAGGCATTGGACGCATTGCCGTTGAATATCTGGATAAACATTCATTTGAAGGGAAGTGCAGAATTAGCTTCCAAGGCAACGCGACATATCGTAAACGCAAATCGTCTGCATCAAGCGGTGCTGGCTTGTGGGGCAGTGGCGGCGATCGTTGCCCGCGAAGTTGAACCGACAATTATGATCTGTAATATGGATAGACGACGCAGCAACGAACAATACGTAGATTCAACGATAGACGGGCAAGCTGATTTCATTCAATTCTTAGCAATGCGACCGCCGGAGGTCGAGCAGATAAAACATTTGAAACAGCACGACATCCACATCAACTATTGCTGCACAGACGATACTGAAGAACTCCAAAAACTCTTCTCCCTAGGCGTAGAGTTCGTCCTGGTCGACGATCTCGAAACAATGCTCAAGGCTGCAGAGCGACAGGAGATAGCCCACTTGCACCCTGTATATTCTGAATGAGGAATACAAACTTATCGTTTGTCCCGCGATACTACGGATGCTCCAATCCCGCTGAACGCAAATCTCTAAGTGCTTGCTGTAAATATTTGGGAAGGGGTTGTGTTGTTGTCAAAGAGTGCTTTTCTTGAGGATCCTTGGCCACTTCATAAAGCCGCCCGTCACTATAAAGTTTCCAGTGGCGGTCTTTGACGAAGGCTTTTCCCTTGTGCTCAGCAAACACCCATTCGCGATCTCCTTTTCCTTCACCCAAAAGTCGCTGGGCAAACGAACGTCCATCTAAGGTGACTTCTTCAGGTAAGGAAGCGCCGGCGAGTTCTGCCAAGGTCGGAAGAAAATCGCTCACGTCCACCAGGTCATCGCAAGCGGTGTCTGCAGGGATGTGGTCAGGCCAACGGACGATCAGGGGAACCCGCGTACCGGCGTCCGTCAATTGGGCCTTTCCCCCGGGGATTACCGTTCCATTTCGGATTGAGAAAATCGGCTGATAGATCAGCTCTCCACTATTATCCACGCCATCGATGTTTCTCGCTGGGGAACCGTTGTCCGTGAGAAAAATTACGAGCGTGTTGTCACGAAGGCCTGCCTGATCAATAGCATTGACGATTCTTCCCACTCGGTCGTCCATGGCCGACACCATTTCGGCAAAGGTTTGATAGCGTCCGTTAGGGCCGACAGGTACGGGTTTATCCAAATCATTGGTCACCGCATGGCAAAGCGCCATGGAATAGTAGGCAAAGAACGGCTGATCGCGCTTTCGCTGGATGAAGTCGACCAGAAAATCACAATAGACATCGGGCCCATATTTATCGTGGACATCCTCTCGTTTGACGCCATTTCGCCAGATCCATGGTTCGTAGTACCTGGGACCTTCATGCCAGCCAAATAGACAATACTCATCGAATCCGAGTCGAGTCGGATGCGACAAGTCTTCGCCCAACAATGCTATTTGCCACTTTCCTGCCACAGCCGTGGCATAGCCGGCTCGTTTGAGTACTTGGGCGATGGTATTGGCTTCGGCTGAGGGAGGATAGCTGCCCCAATCGGGATTGCCCATGCGGAACGGATACTGACCGCTAAACAGACAAATTCGTGTGGGATGACACACAGGCATAACATAGGCATGCTCAAACCGCATCCCTTGCTGAGCTAATTCGTCGATGTGGGGAGTGGAGTAGCTTTCACCTCCGTAGCACTCAAGTACTTCCGAGCCAACGTCATCTGCCAGAATGAATAAGATATTCGGCGGTGAGTCATGTTCCGCTCGGACGTCGGAGGTTGTCCAATTCAAAGCAAGAAACATCATAAATAGCAATTGGCGACGAACGCTCACAATCTAATCTCCTTGAAGCTGTAATTCAGTTAATTCATGGTAAAAACTTGGTGAACGGCGTTCGAGGATGTCGCCGGTTCCTACGTTGTCGTCGATTTCAATAGTGGCAAACACTAACTGATCGTGGTCTCCTTCATTGCGGGCTACGATCTTGCCACTCGGATTGATGATCAGAGCTTGGTTCTGCTTTACATAGACTACCCACACGCTATTCTCCCAGGCACGCGTGCGGAGTAGTGCCTCGTTTCGCTCACCGTCTGTACCATACGCGGGTATGATGAGTATTTGTGCTCCCTTGAGGGCGAGAATTCGCGCTACTTCAGGAAAGCGGCGATCGTAGCATATCAACGCTCCAATTGTGCCAAGATCGGTTTTTGCGACTGGAAAACTGGTACCGGGGGTATTGAAGGCTTCCCCTTTGATATGAGTCTTGGAATAGTGCAGCACCAATTCCCCCGCAGGAGAATAGACCACGACCGAATTGAACATTTCTTTGCCGCGACGTTCGGCAAATCCTACAGAAAGAAAGATTTTTAGTTTGGAAGCCAAATCGGCAATCCGCTTCATCCAGGGTCCATCCAGCGGTTCACCAATTTCCATGAATTTTTCACGGGTGAGTTCAGGCACCAGCTTCGCGTTGCTCAAATATCCGTCTAGGAATCCTTCACAGGTCACGACGAGACGTGCCCCACTCTCTGCGGCCTGAGATGCGTACTTTTTGAGGAGGCCTAAATTATGTGCTTTGTCCCATCGCTCGGGTTGCACGCGCATAGCCGCTACCAGGAAGTTCGTCTCACTCTCAGCGACTGCCGCGGGATCTCCAACCAGAGGCAATACAATTCCACTCACCACAAGACCGACCATCAGTGGCTTAAGCCAGGTGGCATTTCGAAAAGACATGGTAGAACCTAAGAAAAGAGTTGAGTCAATTTCCGACGTTCAATTAAAGCTACACGTGAAATCCGTCGCCAACAAGACTGCGATCCGCTTTCCGCATGAAAGACGCAAAAGCAGAAGCAAGGTGTTGGCGAATTGAGAAATCTTTATTGGCCCAGAGCAACTCTGTTGGAAGTCGATTCTCAGTCAAGAATATTTTTCTCTTACGCTTGGAAATCAATTGGTGAGAGACTCGTACAACGGTATCATAAAAGAAGAGTCACCAGCATTGCTCTTTGCAAGAGAGAAAGCGAATCTTGAGTGGAGCATTTTCAGTGGATAGTTTCCCATGGACATTTCTCATCGATTGAATTGCTACTGCAATCGTCGCAACTTCTTGGGGCGAACTGGTCTCAGTCTTGCGTCGGCTGCCTTTTCTACACTTATCAAATCTCCCGGGCATGCGATCCAGGGCAGCAACTCATCGCGGAGCTTTCCCAATTTTGCACCCACTGCCAAGCGCGTTATCTACCTGTTCCAGTCAGGCGGCCCATCGCAAATTGACTTATTCGATTACAAGCCCAAGTTGGCAGACTGGCGAGCTAAGGAACTTCCTGATTCTATTCGCCAAGGCCAGCGTATCACCACCATGACCTCAGGGCAGGGAGGGCTGCCCATTGCACCTTCGCAATTTACCTTCTCACAGCACGGGCAGAATGGAACCTGGGTTGGAGACCTCCTACCTCACACGGCCAAGGTCGTAGATGATTTGTGCATCGTACGATCAATGCATACCGATGCCATCAACCATGACCCCGCGATCACATTTCTGCAAACTGGCTCTCAACAACCTGGCAGACCCAGCATGGGTGCCTGGCTTGCCTATGGATTGGGAAGCGATGCAGAAGATTTGCCGGCCTTTGTCGTGCTACTCTCAGGGAGAGAAGGACAACCACTCTATGATCGCTTATGGAGTAGCGGTTTCTTGCCGTCGACATATCAGGGAGTAAAGTTTCGCTCGGTCGGCGATCCTGTTTTGTATCTTTCCGATCCCCCTGGCATGGATCGTGAGACACGCCGCAATGTGTTGGATGGATTAGCGGAGCTAAACGAGATGCAGCTCGCTGAGTATGCCGACGAAGAAATTGCTACGCGAATAGATCAATACGAAATGGCCTTCCGCATGCAAACTTCAGTGCCCGAACTTACCGACCTTTCGAGTGAACCTCAGCACGTGCTTGATTTGTATGGTCCCGATTGCCTGAAACCGGGAACTTTTGCTCACAATTGCCTTTTGGCTCGTCGCATGGCTGAACGAGGTGTAAGGTTCATCGAGCTTTTCCAACGAGGTTGGGATCACCACAACAAGTTGCCTGAAGAGCTCCCAAGATTCTGTCAGGCAACGGATCAGGCTGCTGCCGCGCTAGTCACCGATCTTAGACAACGCGGCATGCTCGATGAAACGCTCGTCGTTTGGGGAGGCGAATTTGGCCGCACGGTTTACTGCCAAGGCAAGCTCACCCCCACCGACTACGGGCGGGATCATCATCCTCGCTGCTTTACGATGTGGATGGCCGGCGGCGGATTTCGGCCGGGCATGACTTACGGTGAAACAGACGATTACAGCTACAACATTGTTGACAAGCCGGTTCATGTCCACGATCTGCATGCCACGATGTTGCATTGTCTGGGAATTGACCACACACAGTTGACTTTCAAGTATCAAGGTCGCCGCCATCGCTTGACTGACGTGGCGGGGAACGTGAAGTATGACTTACTGAAAACATAGCGAGCCGGGTGCAGCCAGTCCTGCAGGCAATGCCCTTCCCCCCCCTAACTAACGGGAGCTTTTACCTTGCGTACTCTGATTGGCTGGTGCTCAGCACTGCTTTTGAACTTTTCTGTTTCGACATCGTCACTAGCAGTCGATATTGGGCAACAGGGAGATAACTTTCTGGTGTCGATCGACGGCCAAGAGTTTGCACTTTACGACACAGGGAAAGACAACGCTCGACCTTTCTTTCGCAACGTGCGAGCAGCCGATGGCACAATTGTCTCACGACCAATTTCTCCCCCTGGCGGTGATCACCCACACCACACCGGCATTTGGGTCGCTGTCGACAAGGTCAATGACATCAAGTTTTGGGCTCAAGAGGGTCGCATCAAAAACCGTGCGGTCGAAGTCGTAGAGACTGGTTCAAACCCGGCTGTCTTGAAAGTCAAAAATGACTGGCTCAATCCGAACGGTGAGGTTGTACTCAAAGAACGCACTACAATCTGCATCTTCGAGAATCGATTGTTGATTTACGACATTCGCTTCACCACTGGTGAAGAACCCGTCACGTTCGGTGATACCGAGGAAGGTTTTTTTGCCTTTAGGATGGCCGACTCCATACGAGAGGAAGCTACGGGGGAAATCGTTAACGCCGATGGACTGAAAACGGCCAAAGGCTGTTGGGGCAGACAAAGCAATTGGGTGGACTACTCAGGCCAGGTCGAGGGGAGGAAATACGGAGTTGCCATTTTTGATCATCCGCTCAATTTCCGCCCCGGTCGGTATCATGTTCGCGATTATGGCCTGTTTGCAATCAATCCGTTTGGGGAGCACGACTATACAGAGGGGAAACTACCTGCCCAGCCGGTAACTCTTCCCGCAGAGAGTTCACTTGAGCTGCAATATGGCATGTATTTTCATCCGGGCGATGTTGATGCCGGCAATGTCGCACGGGTGTATCAAGATTTTCTCCGCAAAACCGAGTCTCCAACCAAAGGCCAGCAAGAGATTC contains:
- a CDS encoding carbon-nitrogen hydrolase family protein — encoded protein: MSFRNATWLKPLMVGLVVSGIVLPLVGDPAAVAESETNFLVAAMRVQPERWDKAHNLGLLKKYASQAAESGARLVVTCEGFLDGYLSNAKLVPELTREKFMEIGEPLDGPWMKRIADLASKLKIFLSVGFAERRGKEMFNSVVVYSPAGELVLHYSKTHIKGEAFNTPGTSFPVAKTDLGTIGALICYDRRFPEVARILALKGAQILIIPAYGTDGERNEALLRTRAWENSVWVVYVKQNQALIINPSGKIVARNEGDHDQLVFATIEIDDNVGTGDILERRSPSFYHELTELQLQGD
- a CDS encoding sulfatase-like hydrolase/transferase; protein product: MSVRRQLLFMMFLALNWTTSDVRAEHDSPPNILFILADDVGSEVLECYGGESYSTPHIDELAQQGMRFEHAYVMPVCHPTRICLFSGQYPFRMGNPDWGSYPPSAEANTIAQVLKRAGYATAVAGKWQIALLGEDLSHPTRLGFDEYCLFGWHEGPRYYEPWIWRNGVKREDVHDKYGPDVYCDFLVDFIQRKRDQPFFAYYSMALCHAVTNDLDKPVPVGPNGRYQTFAEMVSAMDDRVGRIVNAIDQAGLRDNTLVIFLTDNGSPARNIDGVDNSGELIYQPIFSIRNGTVIPGGKAQLTDAGTRVPLIVRWPDHIPADTACDDLVDVSDFLPTLAELAGASLPEEVTLDGRSFAQRLLGEGKGDREWVFAEHKGKAFVKDRHWKLYSDGRLYEVAKDPQEKHSLTTTQPLPKYLQQALRDLRSAGLEHP
- a CDS encoding glycerophosphodiester phosphodiesterase, which produces MFVWILVVLASLSSQALILQSYCFAADELNELVDGDKLPLPKRGICAHRGASGTHPENTLAALKEAVRLGAHMVEFDLALTKDSHLVLMHDETVDRTTDGQGLIKDFTLAQLRKLDAGSWKSPQFRNERIPTLAEALDALPLNIWINIHLKGSAELASKATRHIVNANRLHQAVLACGAVAAIVAREVEPTIMICNMDRRRSNEQYVDSTIDGQADFIQFLAMRPPEVEQIKHLKQHDIHINYCCTDDTEELQKLFSLGVEFVLVDDLETMLKAAERQEIAHLHPVYSE
- a CDS encoding DUF6807 family protein — protein: MRTLIGWCSALLLNFSVSTSSLAVDIGQQGDNFLVSIDGQEFALYDTGKDNARPFFRNVRAADGTIVSRPISPPGGDHPHHTGIWVAVDKVNDIKFWAQEGRIKNRAVEVVETGSNPAVLKVKNDWLNPNGEVVLKERTTICIFENRLLIYDIRFTTGEEPVTFGDTEEGFFAFRMADSIREEATGEIVNADGLKTAKGCWGRQSNWVDYSGQVEGRKYGVAIFDHPLNFRPGRYHVRDYGLFAINPFGEHDYTEGKLPAQPVTLPAESSLELQYGMYFHPGDVDAGNVARVYQDFLRKTESPTKGQQEIQYRSSADGTVQPAMFYAPKRDQKVPLLVALHTWSGDYKQDDHEECLQWCIEKGWVYIHPNFRGPNRNPAATGSELVIQDIEDTVTFASQHANVDPSRVYLVGTSGGGYAALLMAGRRPELWAGVSAWVPIVDLESWYYENKADGDKHWREIANSCGGPPDASKKVKEQYAKRSPITWLKNARAVNVDINAGIRDGHVGSVPVSHSLRAFNKIANEPDRLSEEEIAYFVQEAQVPDHLMYEITDPSYGDKQPLFRRQAQNVRITLFDGGHELIPQAAMNWLEHQRQVESLQQEIAN
- a CDS encoding DUF1501 domain-containing protein, producing the protein MDISHRLNCYCNRRNFLGRTGLSLASAAFSTLIKSPGHAIQGSNSSRSFPNFAPTAKRVIYLFQSGGPSQIDLFDYKPKLADWRAKELPDSIRQGQRITTMTSGQGGLPIAPSQFTFSQHGQNGTWVGDLLPHTAKVVDDLCIVRSMHTDAINHDPAITFLQTGSQQPGRPSMGAWLAYGLGSDAEDLPAFVVLLSGREGQPLYDRLWSSGFLPSTYQGVKFRSVGDPVLYLSDPPGMDRETRRNVLDGLAELNEMQLAEYADEEIATRIDQYEMAFRMQTSVPELTDLSSEPQHVLDLYGPDCLKPGTFAHNCLLARRMAERGVRFIELFQRGWDHHNKLPEELPRFCQATDQAAAALVTDLRQRGMLDETLVVWGGEFGRTVYCQGKLTPTDYGRDHHPRCFTMWMAGGGFRPGMTYGETDDYSYNIVDKPVHVHDLHATMLHCLGIDHTQLTFKYQGRRHRLTDVAGNVKYDLLKT
- a CDS encoding Gfo/Idh/MocA family protein, which codes for MPSNSSRRDFLFHGIPVAAFASTAVYAGRASAALAKSKRIKVGQIGVGHSHAAGKMEVFRNSPDWEVVGVVESDPELRAEVEQSEIYRNLQFMTTEQLLNTPGVEAVAVETKIDQLLPVARECVAAGKHVHLDKPPGSSLATFREMLAEADRQQLVVQLGYMYRYNPGVLLLRDLLAKGWLGEIFEFDTVMSKEVDQPKRELWAQNPGGTMFELGCHLIDLLVGIMGKPDKVTPYNHHSSQADDQLMDNMLAVCSYPRATATIRSTALEIEGGERRHLTVCGTKGTVHIQPLDDPRAQLALSEPRGKYREGYQEITFDKYERYVADLADLAAIIRGEKKADFDSAHDLAAQETLLQACGLPC